From Streptomyces griseorubiginosus, one genomic window encodes:
- a CDS encoding ribonuclease H, whose translation MIERMRERLVAACDGASKGNPGPAAWAYVIADESETPDRWEAGPLGRATNNVAELTALERLLAATDPDVPLEIRMDSQYAMKAVTTWLPGWKRNGWKTSAGKPVANQDLVVRIDELLDGRSVEFRYVPAHQVDGDPLNDFADRAASQAAIVQEPASSALGSPVPPPSPDTPKADRPARAKSPKRSGGSSSRTIKAKFPGRCLCGRSYAAGEPIAKNAQGWGHPECRTEAAD comes from the coding sequence ATGATCGAGCGCATGCGTGAACGACTGGTGGCCGCGTGCGACGGGGCTTCGAAGGGAAATCCGGGACCCGCGGCCTGGGCCTATGTGATCGCCGACGAGAGCGAGACCCCGGACCGCTGGGAGGCCGGGCCGCTCGGCAGGGCCACCAACAACGTCGCTGAACTCACCGCGCTGGAGCGGCTGTTGGCGGCAACCGACCCGGACGTCCCGCTGGAGATCCGGATGGACTCCCAGTACGCCATGAAGGCGGTCACCACCTGGCTGCCCGGCTGGAAGCGCAACGGCTGGAAGACCTCCGCGGGCAAGCCGGTCGCCAACCAGGACCTCGTGGTCCGCATCGACGAACTGCTCGACGGGCGCTCGGTCGAGTTCCGTTACGTCCCTGCCCACCAGGTCGACGGAGACCCGCTCAACGACTTCGCGGACCGCGCGGCCAGCCAGGCGGCGATCGTCCAGGAACCCGCGAGCAGCGCCCTCGGTTCCCCCGTGCCGCCGCCGTCCCCGGACACCCCGAAAGCCGACCGCCCCGCCCGGGCCAAGTCGCCCAAGCGGAGCGGTGGTTCGTCGTCCCGTACGATCAAGGCCAAGTTCCCCGGCCGGTGCCTGTGCGGACGTTCCTACGCGGCGGGCGAGCCCATCGCCAAGAACGCCCAGGGCTGGGGGCACCCGGAGTGCCGTACGGAAGCGGCCGATTAG